One part of the Arabidopsis thaliana chromosome 4, partial sequence genome encodes these proteins:
- a CDS encoding transmembrane protein, putative (DUF594) (Protein of unknown function (DUF594); CONTAINS InterPro DOMAIN/s: Protein of unknown function DUF594 (InterPro:IPR007658); BEST Arabidopsis thaliana protein match is: Protein of unknown function (DUF594) (TAIR:AT5G45470.1); Has 1254 Blast hits to 833 proteins in 13 species: Archae - 0; Bacteria - 2; Metazoa - 0; Fungi - 0; Plants - 1252; Viruses - 0; Other Eukaryotes - 0 (source: NCBI BLink).) — translation MASTEQSNQVVCIYVLRPSPKYKESTRHLVTEFFLLVTHAFLPVQVPETEEPIEKSVKPVALIAKNQGKYLKPDDPPQNKKLVALWAPFLLLHLGGPDTITAFSLEDNALWNRHFLGLVFQALAGVYVVVQSLPNVLSVIILLLFIAGTSKYLERTIALYLASSDKYRNSMLQASNSRFDYTDQTRDLDMDTKLASEMNMKEHRGQPKPLKLLQPHKELTHLEILQYAFFLELRDESKAFFSALQLKDEAFCIIEAELDFIYEGLYTKGSVLHSWVGLVSRFISLGSLLSAFTIYHYRHNKIQEFHKADIVITYTLFLVGIALDVISIHMFMVSDWTTAILAKLKDDPDERYSGKDHILNWILFLKRPKWKWQTCREGDQQEVLNTPFLLRRWTGSITMLNFLTYSMKADTERIHDPRSRACQLLWKIAVCPFSFIFSIIQTWFSNIAKWFCALHWYIIHHVIILPPGQNQVARSIIGIFKAFVEFWFNVPNFFVYLVTSVINFLGINDLFYEIRLLQKNSQILYSLENTTTKSSARRDWASSHTQIQIADHDMLLHYITDVDYEHSLLIWHIATELCYQEEDSAKENCDKSEYHTNRKISKIISDYMMYLLIMQPKLMSEVAGIGKIRFRDTLAEADRFFKKMGIIRDSRNVKLASKEILSADTSIEPREVKGNHSKSVLFEASSLAKELQRVEKNFGEDKWKILSKVWLEFLFHAASHCDATTRMELLSKGGEFINFVWLLMAHFGLGG, via the exons ATGGCGTCAACGGAACAAT CCAATCAGGTTGTATGCATATACGTACTCAGACCATCTCCGAAATATAAAGAGTCTACCAGGCACCTTGTGACAGAGTTCTTCTTGCTCGTGACACATGCATTTCTTCCAGTTCAGGTCCCTGAAACTGAGGAGCCAATTGAGAAATCTGTCAAACCTG TTGCATTGATTGCCAAGAACCAAGGTAAATATCTTAAACCTGATGATCCTCCTCAAAACAAGAAGCTCGTCGCCTTGTGGGCACCTTTCTTGCTCTTACACCTTGGTGGACCAGACACCATCACTGCCTTTTCCCTCGAAGACAATGCTCTCTGGAACAGACATTTTCTTGGGCTTGTCTTTCAGGCGCTTGCAGGTGTATATGTAGTTGTCCAGTCTCTACCCAATGTACTCTCGGTGATAATCTTGTTGCTTTTCATTGCTGGGACTTCTAAGTATTTGGAACGGACAATTGCGTTGTACCTCGCGAGTTCAGACAAGTACAGGAACTCGATGTTGCAGGCGTCCAATTCAAGGTTTGACTACACCGATCAAACAAGGGACTTAGACATGGACACGAAACTTGCTTCTGAGATGAACATGAAGGAGCATCGCGGACAACCAAAACCTCTGAAGTTATTGCAACCACATAAAGAGTTAACCCACCTTGAGATTCTTCAATATGcattctt CTTGGAGCTGCGCGATGAAAGCAAGGCCTTCTTCAGTGCATTGCAACTAAAAGATGAAGCTTTCTGCATTATAGAAGCCGAGCTCGATTTTATCTATGAAGGACTGTATACAAAAGGTTCGGTTCTTCATAGTTGGGTTGGACTTGTGTCACGATTCATATCACTGGGATCCCTTCTGTCAGCCTTCACCATCTACCATTACAGACACAATAAGATCCAAGAATTTCACAAAGCCGACATCGTGATCACCTATACGTTGTTCTTAGTTGGCATAGCTCTGGATGTTATATCCATCCACATGTTCATGGTTTCTGACTGGACAACAGCCATCCTTGCTAAGCTAAAGGATGACCCCGACGAAAGGTATTCAGGGAAAGACCACATACTCAACTGGATACTTTTTCTGAAGAGGCCAAAGTGGAAGTGGCAAACATGTCGTGAGGGAGATCAGCAGGAGGTGCTTAACACACCGTTTCTACTCAGAAGATGGACTGGAAGCATCACAATGTTAAACTTTCTCACATACTCCATGAAGGCAGATACAGAAAGGATCCACGACCCCAGGAGTAGAGCATGCCAGCTTTTATGGAAGATAGCAGTTTGCCCTTTCAGTTTCATTTTCTCCATCATCCAGACTTGGTTTAGTAACATAGCCAAATGGTTTTGTGCTCTTCACTGGTATATCATCCACCATGTGATTATTCTACCGCCAGGGCAAAATCAAGTTGCTCGTTCTATTATCGGCATCTTCAAGGCTTTTGTTGAGTTTTGGTTCAATGTACCTAACTTTTTCGTGTATCTTGTCACCTCCGTCATCAACTTCCTAGGCATCAATGATCTGTTCTATGAGATAAGACTG CTGCAAAAAAATTCCCAGATTCTATACAGCCTGGAGAATACCACAACAAAATCATCGGCTAGGAGAGATTGGGCATCTAGCCATACCCAGATTCAAATAGCAGACCATGATATGCTGCTACATTACATAACAGATGTTGATTATGAACACAGTCTTTTGATTTGGCACATCGCCACAGAACTCTGTTACCAAGAGGAAGATTCTGCTAAAGAGAACTGCGACAAATCTGAGTATCACACTAACCGCAAGATCAGCAAAATCATCTCGGACTACATGATGTATCTCTTGATCATGCAGCCTAAGCTGATGTCAGAAGTAGCTGGCATAggaaagatcagattcagagACACATTAGCCGAGGCTGATAGGTTCTTCAAGAAGATGGGTATCATCAGAGACTCTAGAAATGTGAAATTAGCCAGCAAGGAAATTCTTTCAGCCGATACAAGTATCGAACCTAGGGAAGTCAAAGGAAATCATAGCAAATCAGTGTTATTTGAGGCAAGCTCACTGGCCAAAGAACTTCAGAGAGTGGAAAAGAACTTTGGAGAAGACAAATGGAAGATACTTAGCAAAGTGTGGTTGGAGTTCCTCTTCCATGCAGCATCACATTGTGATGCAACAACACGTATGGAGCTTCTTAGCAAAGGTGGGGAGTTCATCAACTTCGTTTGGCTACTAATGGCTCACTTTGGCCTAGGGGGTTGA
- a CDS encoding uncharacterized protein (unknown protein; Has 30201 Blast hits to 17322 proteins in 780 species: Archae - 12; Bacteria - 1396; Metazoa - 17338; Fungi - 3422; Plants - 5037; Viruses - 0; Other Eukaryotes - 2996 (source: NCBI BLink).), whose product MVQKPFFLSFYVLFRLSSGRKWIRRRRLTSGSPVTTFLVGRFKGGFSDRKSEENDGKI is encoded by the exons ATGGTACAGAAGCCATTCTTTCTTTCGTTCTATGTTCTGTTTCGACTTTCGAGTGGGAGAAAATGGATAAG acgaagaagattaACGAGCGGCTCTCCGGTCACCACCTTCCTCGTCGGGAGATTCAAAGGAGGATTCTCCGATCGGAAGAGCGAGGAAAATGACGGAAAGATTTAA
- a CDS encoding Putative membrane lipoprotein yields the protein MIIKGIFRRYEKWNPVHPTYGAFWGMGIGIGCGVGWGPGFGPEVIGYVGAGCGVGFSVGITLAGLGIGLPTNFLLAAPYNTVEATRKGAFNFFGKNLSTNGWSDLMPQIAGLQRQVSEICSGFNKKPHLNNAIDLKSFPLFISHDCGKFGSHLLHVRKGSEDNKSSAM from the exons ATGATCATTAAAGGTATATTTCGGAGATATGAAAAATGGAATCCTGTGCATCCTACTTATGGAGCATTTTGGGGAATGGGGATTGGGATTGGTTGTGGCGTCGGATGGGGACCTGGTTTTGGCCCTGAGGTCATTGGTTATGTCGGTGCTGGCTGCGGTGTTGGTTTTAGTGTTGGTATAACACTTGCTGGTCTCGGCATTGGTCTTCCcacaaattttcttcttgCAGCTCCTTATAACA cTGTGGAAGCAACTAGAAAGGGtgcttttaatttctttggtAAAAACCTCTCAACCAATGGTTGGAGTGATTTGATGCCTCAAATCGCGGGGTTGCAGAGACAAGTCAGTGAGATATGCTCTGGTTTTAACAAGAAGCCTCATTTAAATAATGCCATTGACCTAAAAAGTTTTCCTTTGTTCATTTCACATGATTGTGGCAAATTTGGAAGTCATCTTCTCCATGTGCGCAAAG GTTCGGAGGACAATAAATCATCAGCTATGTAA
- a CDS encoding Putative membrane lipoprotein (Putative membrane lipoprotein; Has 124 Blast hits to 75 proteins in 28 species: Archae - 2; Bacteria - 7; Metazoa - 8; Fungi - 0; Plants - 50; Viruses - 47; Other Eukaryotes - 10 (source: NCBI BLink).) — MVLMIIKGIFRRYEKWNPVHPTYGAFWGMGIGIGCGVGWGPGFGPEVIGYVGAGCGVGFSVGITLAGLGIGLPTNFLLAAPYNTVEATRKGAFNFFGKNLSTNGWSDLMPQIAGLQRQVSEICSGFNKKPHLNNAIDLKSFPLFISHDCGKFGSHLLHVRKGSEDNKSSAM; from the exons ATg GTCTTGATGATCATTAAAGGTATATTTCGGAGATATGAAAAATGGAATCCTGTGCATCCTACTTATGGAGCATTTTGGGGAATGGGGATTGGGATTGGTTGTGGCGTCGGATGGGGACCTGGTTTTGGCCCTGAGGTCATTGGTTATGTCGGTGCTGGCTGCGGTGTTGGTTTTAGTGTTGGTATAACACTTGCTGGTCTCGGCATTGGTCTTCCcacaaattttcttcttgCAGCTCCTTATAACA cTGTGGAAGCAACTAGAAAGGGtgcttttaatttctttggtAAAAACCTCTCAACCAATGGTTGGAGTGATTTGATGCCTCAAATCGCGGGGTTGCAGAGACAAGTCAGTGAGATATGCTCTGGTTTTAACAAGAAGCCTCATTTAAATAATGCCATTGACCTAAAAAGTTTTCCTTTGTTCATTTCACATGATTGTGGCAAATTTGGAAGTCATCTTCTCCATGTGCGCAAAG GTTCGGAGGACAATAAATCATCAGCTATGTAA
- a CDS encoding Protein kinase superfamily protein (Protein kinase superfamily protein; FUNCTIONS IN: protein serine/threonine kinase activity, protein kinase activity, kinase activity, ATP binding; INVOLVED IN: protein amino acid phosphorylation; LOCATED IN: cellular_component unknown; EXPRESSED IN: sperm cell, male gametophyte, pollen tube; EXPRESSED DURING: L mature pollen stage, M germinated pollen stage; CONTAINS InterPro DOMAIN/s: Protein kinase, ATP binding site (InterPro:IPR017441), Protein kinase, catalytic domain (InterPro:IPR000719), Serine/threonine-protein kinase domain (InterPro:IPR002290), Serine/threonine-protein kinase-like domain (InterPro:IPR017442), Protein kinase-like domain (InterPro:IPR011009), Serine/threonine-protein kinase, active site (InterPro:IPR008271); BEST Arabidopsis thaliana protein match is: Protein kinase superfamily protein (TAIR:AT5G45430.1); Has 126565 Blast hits to 124971 proteins in 4434 species: Archae - 127; Bacteria - 14032; Metazoa - 47999; Fungi - 13023; Plants - 29702; Viruses - 527; Other Eukaryotes - 21155 (source: NCBI BLink).): MDRYKLIKEVGDGTFGSVWRAINKQTGEVVAIKKMKKKYYSWDECINLREVKSLRRMNHPNIVKLKEVIRENDILYFVFEYMECNLYQLMKDRQKLFAEADIKNWCFQVFQGLSYMHQRGYFHRDLKPENLLVSKDIIKIADFGLAREVNSSPPFTEYVSTRWYRAPEVLLQSYVYTSKVDMWAMGAIMAELLSLRPIFPGASEADEIYKICSVIGTPTEETWLEGLNLANTINYQFPQLPGVPLSSLMPSASEDAINLIERLCSWDPSSRPTAAEVLQHPFFQSCFYVPPSLRPKPSVARTPPPVGPRGSFEHQSVKRYPVSLANAKPFNSYVSPKSNAAFGSGVQRKLDMVNQDGTRNTKPVRSSVRDSKYRPPGKKSPHNAAAASLNKNRVTRSSVSETADKLANMTIGATGSRRHSVSVVGQHQQLKPPPMKAGWVGETRDMFLRPTQPTTNAYSRKVAG, translated from the exons atggacaG GTACAAGTTAATTAAAGAGGTTGGTGATGGAACTTTTGGTAGTGTTTGGCGAGCTATAAATAAGCAGACGGGTGAAGTC GTTgcaattaagaaaatgaaaaagaagtaCTACTCTTGGGATGAATGTATTAATCTGAGAGAAGTTAAG TCGCTCAGGAGAATGAATCATCCAAACATTGTGAAGTTGAAGGAAGTAATCCGGGAAAATGATATCCTATACTTTGTCTTTGAGTACATG GAGTGCAATCTTTACCAACTTATGAAGGATCGACAAAAGCTTTTTGCAGAAGCTGATATCAAAAATTGGTGCTTTCAAGTCTTCCAAGGCCTTTCTTACATGCATCAGCGTGGTTACTTCCACCGCGATCTTAAGCCAG AAAATCTGTTAGTCTCTAAAGACATCATTAAGATTGCTGATTTTGGCCTGGCACGTGAGGTTAATTCGAGTCCACCTTTTACCGAGTATGTTTCTACACGCTG GTACAGGGCTCCTGAAGTACTTCTACAGTCATATGTATACACATCGAAAGTTG atATGTGGGCGATGGGAGCTATTATGGCTGAGTTGTTGTCTCTTCGCCCCATTTTTCCTGGGGCTAG TGAAGCAGATGAAATCTACAAAATCTGCAGTGTCATAGGCACCCCAACTGAGGAGACCTGGTTGGAGGGACTTAATCTTGCAAACACAATAAACTATCAATTCCCTCAG CTTCCTGGTGTACCTCTTTCTAGCTTGATGCCATCTGCTAGTGAAGACGCAATTAATCTTATTGAG CGACTTTGCTCGTGGGATCCATCCAGCAGACCGACTGCTGCAGAGGTGCTGCAGCACCCGTTCTTCCAG AGTTGCTTTTATGTCCCACCATCTCTTCGTCCCAAGCCTTCTGTTGCAAGAACTCCTCCGCCTG TCGGGCCTAGGGGATCATTCGAGCACCAATCAGTTAAACGGTACCCAGTGTCTCTTGCCAATGCTAAGCCATTCAATAGCTATGTTTCCCCAAAGTCAAATGCCGCTTTTGGCAGTGGTGTCCAGCGGAAACTTGATATGGTTAATCAAGATGGGACGAGAAACACTAAACCCGTGAGAAGTTCTGTCAGAGACTCCAAATACAGACCACCCGGAAAAAAGAGTCCTC ATAATGCAGCAGCAGCATCGTTGAACAAGAACCGGGTCACTCGTAGTAGTGTATCCGAGACTGCTGATAAACTCGCAAACATGACCATTGGAGCAACTGGATCTCGAAGACACTCTGTGTCTGTGGTTGGACAGCATCAACAGCTGAAACCACCTCCGATGAAGGCAGGTTGGGTAGGAGAAACACGTGACATGTTCCTTAGACCAACACAACCCACCACCAATGCCTACTCTAGGAAAGTCGCCGGATGA
- the PAM68 gene encoding PAM68-like protein (DUF3464) codes for MNSPKGFGPPPKKTKKSKKPKPGNQSDEDDDDEDEDDDDEEDERERGVIPEIVTNRMISRMGFTVGLPLFIGLLFFPFFYYLKVGLKVDVPTWVPFIVSFVFFGTALAGVSYGIVSSSWDPLREGSLLGWNEAKKNWPVFWQSFWNSSDKR; via the coding sequence ATGAATAGCCCGAAAGGATTTGGACCTCCTCCTAAGAAAACCAAGAAGTCGAAAAAGCCAAAACCCGGAAACCAAAGTgatgaagacgacgacgatgaagacgaagatgatgatgatgaagaagatgaacgtGAGAGAGGTGTAATTCCAGAGATAGTGACCAACAGAATGATAAGCAGAATGGGATTTACAGTGGGGTTACCACTCTTCATTGGTCTTTTGTTCTTCCCATTCTTTTACTATCTCAAAGTGGGATTGAAAGTTGATGTGCCTACATGGGTTCCGTTTATTGTTTCGTTCGTCTTCTTTGGTACGGCTTTAGCTGGTGTGAGCTATGGGATCGTGTCTTCGAGCTGGGATCCGTTGAGAGAAGGTTCCTTGTTAGGCTGGAACGAAGCTAAGAAGAACTGGCCTGTCTTTTGGCAGTCCTTTTGGAATTCCTCAGACAAGAGATAG
- a CDS encoding hypothetical protein (DUF594) (Protein of unknown function (DUF594); FUNCTIONS IN: molecular_function unknown; INVOLVED IN: biological_process unknown; LOCATED IN: mitochondrion; CONTAINS InterPro DOMAIN/s: Protein of unknown function DUF594 (InterPro:IPR007658); BEST Arabidopsis thaliana protein match is: Protein of unknown function (DUF594) (TAIR:AT5G45540.1); Has 30201 Blast hits to 17322 proteins in 780 species: Archae - 12; Bacteria - 1396; Metazoa - 17338; Fungi - 3422; Plants - 5037; Viruses - 0; Other Eukaryotes - 2996 (source: NCBI BLink).) has translation MIHLFINFPWTRRTLYPFRLFIRFCLGIPLINYLLEFFSISDQVNEIVFTSRTRLTKELWEFIFEEVKHRSLLVVGSESASHIYSARGDWILRDMQIEDYYEKLLPYVTEVEYDQGILVWHVATELLHQTEVDNAARNVRSKEYSKTISDYMMYLLVAQSSLMSTVAGIDKIKFKDAIAEAKNSKEAKKLFQKMHVEGSRDAKKACAAIVDSFTEFELGNGNARRYQSKSMLFQASMLAKELLHITNERGNDAMWKVVSKVWVEMLCYAATHCDSKQHAAQLNKGGELINFVWLLMAHFGLGEQFRTTKEDSRATLILTKTSTSCLV, from the coding sequence ATGATTCATCTGTTCATCAACTTTCCGTGGACTCGTCGGACTCTTTACCCTTTCAGGCTTTTTATTAGATTCTGCTTAGGAATTCCGTTGATCAACTATCTCCTAGAATTCTTCAGCATCTCAGATCAGGTAAATGAGATAGTGTTCACATCCCGCACACGCCTCACCAAAGAGCTCTGGGAATTCATATTTGAAGAGGTCAAGCATAGATCGCTCTTAGTTGTTGGATCGGAAAGTGCCAGCCATATATATTCGGCTAGAGGCGACTGGATTCTGCGCGATATGCAAATCGAGGATTATTATGAGAAACTCCTGCCATATGTCACTGAAGTGGAGTATGATCAGGGCATTCTGGTGTGGCACGTTGCAACTGAGCTCTTACACCAAACAGAAGTAGACAATGCAGCAAGAAATGTCAGAAGCAAAGAGTACAGCAAAACCATTTCAGACTACATGATGTACCTCTTAGTCGCACAATCCTCTCTTATGTCAACAGTTGCAGGAATTGATAAGATAAAATTCAAAGACGCTATAGCAGAAGCCAAAAACTCTAAAGAGGCTAAAAAGCTGTTTCAGAAGATGCATGTTGAGGGTTCAAGAGATGCAAAGAAGGCCTGTGCAGCAATTGTGGATTCCTTTACGGAATTTGAGCTAGGGAATGGGAACGCCAGACGGTATCAAAGCAAGTCCATGTTGTTCCAAGCGAGCATGCTAGCGAAGGAGCTTCTGCATATAACAAATGAAAGAGGCAATGATGCAATGTGGAAAGTAGTGAGCAAAGTGTGGGTGGAGATGCTTTGCTACGCAGCAACTCACTGTGATTCTAAACAACATGCAGCTCAACTCAACAAAGGTGGTGAACTGATCAACTTTGTTTGGCTATTGATGGCTCATTTCGGACTCGGAGAGCAATTCAGGACCACCAAGGAAGATTCTAGAGCCACACTGATTCTTACCAAAACAAGCACCTCTTGCCTTGTGTAA
- the PAM68 gene encoding PAM68-like protein (DUF3464) (Protein of unknown function (DUF3464); FUNCTIONS IN: molecular_function unknown; INVOLVED IN: biological_process unknown; LOCATED IN: chloroplast, membrane; EXPRESSED IN: 22 plant structures; EXPRESSED DURING: 13 growth stages; CONTAINS InterPro DOMAIN/s: Protein of unknown function DUF3464 (InterPro:IPR021855); BEST Arabidopsis thaliana protein match is: Protein of unknown function (DUF3464) (TAIR:AT5G52780.1); Has 35333 Blast hits to 34131 proteins in 2444 species: Archae - 798; Bacteria - 22429; Metazoa - 974; Fungi - 991; Plants - 531; Viruses - 0; Other Eukaryotes - 9610 (source: NCBI BLink).): MASVPCSFKLSAHRRSSSKLDGNNKQCSSLVERLRDKTKSQVPKSITCINRLEISRIAPLHATMNSPKGFGPPPKKTKKSKKPKPGNQSDEDDDDEDEDDDDEEDERERGVIPEIVTNRMISRMGFTVGLPLFIGLLFFPFFYYLKVGLKVDVPTWVPFIVSFVFFGTALAGVSYGIVSSSWDPLREGSLLGWNEAKKNWPVFWQSFWNSSDKR, translated from the exons ATGGCTTCTGTACCATGTTCCTTCAAGCTCTCTGCTCATCGTAGATCTTCTTCCAAG CTTGATGGAAACAACAAACAGTGTAGTAGTTTAGTAGAAAGACTGAGAGATAAAACGAAGAGTCAAGTTCCTAAGTCCATTACTTGCATTAACCGCTTAGAGATATCGCGTATAGCACCATTACACGCAACGATGAATAGCCCGAAAGGATTTGGACCTCCTCCTAAGAAAACCAAGAAGTCGAAAAAGCCAAAACCCGGAAACCAAAGTgatgaagacgacgacgatgaagacgaagatgatgatgatgaagaagatgaacgtGAGAGAGGTGTAATTCCAGAGATAGTGACCAACAGAATGATAAGCAGAATGGGATTTACAGTGGGGTTACCACTCTTCATTGGTCTTTTGTTCTTCCCATTCTTTTACTATCTCAAAGTGGGATTGAAAGTTGATGTGCCTACATGGGTTCCGTTTATTGTTTCGTTCGTCTTCTTTGGTACGGCTTTAGCTGGTGTGAGCTATGGGATCGTGTCTTCGAGCTGGGATCCGTTGAGAGAAGGTTCCTTGTTAGGCTGGAACGAAGCTAAGAAGAACTGGCCTGTCTTTTGGCAGTCCTTTTGGAATTCCTCAGACAAGAGATAG